The window GTCCCTCGTGTGGCGACAGCCACGAGTTGTTCCCCGGCGAGGACCCGGCCGACCGTCTCGACGCGCCGGTGCTCGCGGAGGTACCCTTCTCGACCGACCTCCAGGAGACGCCGGTCCCGGGTGCCGTGGCGACCGAGTTCGAGTCGCTGGCGAGCGACGTCGCGGCGGCGGCCGCCGGCGCGTGGGACCTCGACCTGCCGGCCGACGCGGTCGACATCCGGGGCGACCCGCCGGAGCGCCGGAGGGCGCGCGTCCGAGAGGCGTTCAGCGCACTCGATCCTGGCGAGCAGTTCACGCTCGTCAGCGACCGCGACCCCTCGCCGGTCCGTGAGTTCCTCGCGTCGCTGGCAGAGACGGACTCCGCCGCGATCGAGGCCAGCGTCTCCCGGGAGACGCCGGACGACTGGCTCTTGACCGCCACCCACCCCTGACACATGGCACACGACACTCGTCGGTCCACACGGACGCACCGCCATCCCGAGACCGGACCGCGACTGACGGTCGTCGGCGACGACCGGGAGACGGTACGGCTGGCCGACTTCCCGACCGTCGACCGCGACTGCACCGTCGTCTGTGCGTCCGGCGACCGGACCAGCGCGACGTGGACCGGCGTCCCGGTGCCGGAGCTGCTCGACGCGGTCGGCGCGCCGCCCGAGACGACGCACCTCCGGGTCGTCGCCGACGACGGGTACGCGGTCTGTGTCGAGGTCCGGGACGCACTCGACGCGCTGGTCGCCCTCCGCCGCGATGGGACGCGACTGGCGGACGCCGAGGCGTACCCGACGCGGTTCGTCGGACCGAGCGTCCCCGGCGAACGGTGTGTGAAGGGACCGGTCGCGGTCGAGGCGCACGCACTCGGTGCCCGTGACGACCCCGAGGAACTGGAGGCGGTGACGCTGGACGACCCGCAGTTTGGGTGACTCGCGGGCCACCTCTCGGCTGTGACCGGTCGTCGCCAGGTCCCGAGACCGTCTCGTCGCGGACCGACTGGTCACCGCGACTCCGGCGACGTTCGGTGTCTCCGGCCAACTGTGGCGACCGCCGGGGGAGGACACCGTCGGTGCAGTCGAAGGCGGGCGGAGGTTCGGCGTCTCGACGACCGATCCGGACACGGCGGGCCGCACCCCGGGGACCCTCGTGCTGTTCGACGACGCGACCGGGAGTTTCTGGAGTCAGGTGCTCGGCCGGGTCATCTGTGGCCCGCAGGCCGGCGCTCGGTTCACGATTCGGCCGGCGACCGTGACCCGGTAGGACGTGGTGCGGCGAGTACCCCGAGACCGACGTGGTGGTGCCCCGCCGTACTCGGACCTGCGGTGATGACTGTCGCCCGGCCGGGCCCGCGCAAGCACGAGCACACTCACACACGACACGAGCACACTCACACACGACACGAGCACACTCACACACGACACGAGCACACTCACACACGACACGAGCACACACGTACACACGCGAGCGCGCCTTGCCCCGCCGCAGTCGTGTGGTTTTCGGGCACGAAAGCTTTAGGCCGTCCCTGCGCCTACCGGTGGCCAATGAGTCGAGGGCCGGAACTGATCATCACGGAGAAGGACAACGCCGCCCGGCGGATCGCGGACATCCTGAGCGGGGAGTCCGCCGAGGCGGAGCGACTGAACGGCGTCAACGTCTACAAGTGGGGCGGCAAGCGCTGTATCGGCCTGTCGGGCCACGTCGTCGGCGTCGACTTCCCGCCGGAGTACAACGACTGGCGCGACGTGGAACCGGTCGAGTTGATCGACGCGCCCATCGACAAACACCCGACACAGGAGAACATCGTGGCCGCCCTCCGGCGACTCGCCCGCCGCGCCGCCGCCGTGACGATCGCCACCGACTACGACCGCGAGGGCGAACTCATCGGGAAGGAAGCCTACGAACTCGTCCGCGAGGTGAACGAGGACGTGCCCGTCGACCGGGTGCGCTTCTCCTCGATCACGAAGCGCGAGGTGACGGAGGCGTTCGAGAACCCCGACGAGATCGACTTCGATCTGGCGGCCGCCGGCGAAGCCAGACAGATCGTCGATCTGGTGTGGGGTGCCGCCCTCACGCGGTTCCTCTCGCTGTCCGCGCGGCAGTTGGGCGACGACTTCATCTCGGTCGGGCGGGTGCAGGGCCCGACCCTGAAACTGATCGTCGACCGCGAACGCGAGATCGACGCCTTCGATCCCGAGGACTACTGGGAACTGTTCGCGGATCTCGAAAAGTCGGGCGGCGATCCCTTCGAGTCGCAGTTCTTCTACCTCGACGAGGACGGGACCGAGGCCGAACGCGTCTGGGACGAGCCGACCGCCGAGGCCGTCTACGCGAACCTCGAAGGCACCGAGACGGCGACCGTCGAGGAGGTCGACCGCCGCCGCCGGACCGACAGCCCACCCGCGCCGTTCAACACCACCCAGTTCATCCGGGCGGCGAGCGGCCTCGGCTACTCCGCCCAGCGAGCGATGTCCATCGCCGAGGATCTCTACACCGCCGGCTACATGACCTACCCCCGGACCGACAACACGGTCTATCCGGACGATCTGGACCCCGAGGAACTGCTCGACGCGCTGTCTGCGAACCACACCTTCGCGGACGACGTGGACACGATCCTCGAACAGGACGAGATCGAACCGACGGCGGGTGACGAGGAGACGACCGACCACCCGCCGATCCACCCGACCGGGGAGTTGCCGTCGCGCTCTGAACTCTCCGACGACGAGTGGGACGTGTACGAACTCGTCGTCCGGCGGTTCTTCGCCACCGTCGCGGAACCGGCCGAGTGGGAGCACCTCCGAGTCGTCGCCGAGGTCGCGCCGGACGGCGGGGTCGACGACCAGCCGATCCGCCTGAAGGCGAACGGGAAGCGCCTGCTCGACGCGGGCTACCACGCGGTCTACCCGTACTCCAACGCCAGCGAGAACATCGTGCCGGACGTGGAGACCGGCGAGGAACTGGCGGTCACGGACACCGAGTTCGAGGCGAAGCAGACCCAGCCACCCCGCCGGTACGGCCAGTCGCGGCTCATCGAACAGATGGAAACCCTCGGCATCGGCACGAAGTGCCTCACCGGCGACACCCCTGTACTCGTCCGGGCAGAGAACGGCGACATCGAGCGCCGTCCAGTCAGCGATCTATTCGAGGAAGAACAGGTCGTACTCGCGGACGGAGCGACCGAAGTCGGCACGACGGCCGGTGGCCCCCAGACGCTTTCGTTTGCGGAAACAGAGGGGCAAACGAGAGAGCGAACCAGCGAACTGGTCAGTCGGCGTCCGCTTGAACCAATGGAACGGATTTTGGAGATCACATCGGACTCGGGAACCGTCTCGGTCACCGACGACCACCCGATGTACGTTCGCTCCGGAGACTCGTACGAGGTTGTCCCTGCGGCCCAAGTCGATCCGGGTGACAAACTGTTGGCCGCCCGATCTCCCCCCTCGGTCGCTTCGACGACCGCCGACGCACCTGTCGCTGTCTCGTGGGACGAGTTCACCAGTAGCGCAACGGACGCGACGAAACTCTTCGGCGTGGACTGTGGTTCCGCTGTCGAGCAGATCCGCTCCGAAGCCGACGAGACACAGCGGGAGCTTGCGGCTCGCCTCGGCACGGATCAGCGACGGATCTCTGCGATAGAATCGGGCCGTCGCGGAGCGCCGGTGTGGGTGCTCGGGGACCTCGGAGTTCGGCCGGAGAAGCTTCGAGGACTGAACGACGACATCGAGTTCGAGAACCTGTTCCCGATACGCTGGACGCCGACGCTGGCTAGTGTTCTCGGGAACCTGCTCGGTGACGGGTCGGTCTATGTCGATGAATCCGAGAACTCCGTCGATGTTCGCTACCACAACACGGACCGTCGCCTGATCGAGAAGTTCGCCGACGACATCGAGACGCTGTTCGGGATTCGCCCGTCAGTTCGGCACCGTCCCGCACGGGAGGACCACCACAAGGACAAGTATCAGGTCGATGTCCCGGCGAGCGTCGGCCGTGTGCTACACTTCGTGCTTCAGTCGGTCACGAGCGACGGGTGCCCCGACGTACCCACAGACTGTGCTCCCGCGTTCATCGGTGCGATGTTCGACGACGAGGGCCACGTCTCGCGGGAACGCAAGGCGTTCATCTCGAACGTCGATCACGATCTGCTCGCGGGCATCAGCAGGATGCTCGCCGAGTTCGACATCGAGTCGAAGTTGGCTCCGGACCAACACAAGCTCCACATCCGGGGTCGGCGGAACATCGAACGGTTCGTCGATGTCGTCCCGATCACGAGCGACGAGAAGTTCTACCGCGCACTAGACGGCCTTCGAGCGTACGACGTGACTCAGCACAAAGCACGTCTGCTCGAGCTTGTAGACGAATCGCCTCGAACTTCGAGGGAACTCGCTACCGAGATCGGCCTCAGTCGCGGTCGAGTGAACGACATTCTCGGAGAACTCCGTGAGTACGGGTACATCCGGAAGGAGTTCGAAGGAAGCAACAGGAGCCCGGATCGGAACCGGGTGATTCGCTACGCAACCTC of the Salinirubrum litoreum genome contains:
- a CDS encoding molybdopterin-dependent oxidoreductase, encoding MAHDTRRSTRTHRHPETGPRLTVVGDDRETVRLADFPTVDRDCTVVCASGDRTSATWTGVPVPELLDAVGAPPETTHLRVVADDGYAVCVEVRDALDALVALRRDGTRLADAEAYPTRFVGPSVPGERCVKGPVAVEAHALGARDDPEELEAVTLDDPQFG